Below is a window of Drosophila nasuta strain 15112-1781.00 chromosome X, ASM2355853v1, whole genome shotgun sequence DNA.
CGCTAATGACCAATCTTAAGTACATCTCGCCCGTCTCGATGGTGGCGAACTTTGCGCTGCTCTTTGGCCTGATTGCCACTTTGACCATCGCCTTCTCCGAGGGTCCGATGCCATCGATAACCGAACGCAATCTCTTCACCGGCGGCACCCAATTGTCGCTCTTCTTCGGCACCGCTCTCTTCTCATACGAAGGCATCGCTTTGGTGTTGCCTCTGCGCAATTCGATGCGAGATCCAGAGAAGTTCACGAACCGTTTTGGTGTCCTCAATGTGACCATGGTGTTGATCACCGCTCTCTTCATTTTCACCGGATTCGTTAGCTATATGCGTTGGGGCGATGACGTTGCTGGCAGCATCACGCTCAATCTGGAGGTTGAGGAAGTGTAAGTGTAaacattataatttatattcctTTTCTCTAACTAAAAGAATCAGATAAATGacgaaattttattttttaaagataaatcacttcaaaatttacaaactaaaatttaaaaatcatttgaaaattaggaaattatttaattagaaCGAGCGAAGAAcgaaatcttgatttaagaattttttaatcTAAAAATCACTAAATAAGATTTTGTaatcataaaatgcaaattttggcGAAAAAATCTAAAGTTAAGATCTTACtaaatcttattttaagatttttacaCCTAAATAGATTGTTTTTTGAAGAtcgaaaagttttaaaatcaGGATTTCCTATCtgtagttttttttctgtatataatgtatatttatattaattttttttattattcaatttttgatttcaCCTATAGAAacgtaataataatttcatagaaaatttctttaaaatatgaaatttttcgaaataaggattatataatttaaaaaaagttgtgattttataaagaaaatcattgaaaaattaaaaaaaaaaatacacaattcATATTATGTAAAGAAATTTACTTAACTTTGTATTccatatgtttatttatttacttcttGTTAAACTTGAAgtaatttaaagtaattttcaGCTATATTGAATCAATATactgtatttatgtataatatatttataaactttactaatatttattttatttttatttatttagttgtcgttaaagttaaaatattttaaagttgtatatttacatattatatattatatttatatactatactagtattttattaaaatttttgttttaattgttttcattatgtTGTGCAGCATGTCACAGGTGGTGAAAATCGTGGCCGCTTTGGGCGTCTTCTTTGGCTATCCCATTCAGTTCTTTGTGATGATGAAGATCCTGTGGCCGCCATTCAAGCGCAGCTACAACTGCGCCCAAAAGAATCCCATCACCATCCAGGTGATCTTGCGGTTCTTCATGGTCATGCTGACCTGTAAGTAACTTGTTACCtctttatttatatcaaatatgCTAATGAGCATTTCACATTCTTGCAGTTGGTGTTGCTTTGGTGGTCCCTGAGCTGAGCTTATTCATCTCACTGATTGGCGCCTTGTGCTCCACATCGCTGGCATTTGTGATACCAGTGCTGATCGATTTCGTTATACGCGCCCAGGAGCCAAAGGGTCTGGGCACCCTTGTCTATTTGAAGAATATCGCCATATTGATCATTGCCCTGCTGGGTATTGTGACAGGCACGTATCAGAGCATTGTTGAGATTATCAATAAGTTTGTGTGATTGAAGGAAACCATCAATCATCGTTCGTTCCTCTGCTTgccaaatattgtatattgtaaatatgaTATAATCATGTGAATATCTTGTAAcgttatacatatatggtcctcgtattttaagattaatttttttgtccttcgatatatctatatataaatattatttttttttttgtttgttattaattttaagttgTATCTGCTGCCGTgctattctatatttttttgtatgtggCATTAGTGTTTAATTATCAACTGTTAAATTGGCTTTCAAGCAAAACACACGAAACTACAACCgatatataaaaacaacaaaaatctattattttaataaatgattaCAAATCGTCAAacattttgtattcatttgcaatttaaatttggcgCCAGCGAACGAGAAAACTTTTGTGTTAGAGTGCAACTCGTTATACAGCACTGTCCCAGGGCTGAAAAGAAATTGTCGTTATTAATCGCTAATCGATTTCACTTTTTTATCGAAACTTAGTCTACATGGCACCGCTTGTCGCGCGTTTTAATAACATATTCATATTcttatcgatatatcgatttttgaaataaaactgGAATTTTTATCTAAAAGTATAATTTATTGACTAACAaacaattaatcaaaatgtaCTCCTCCCGGTCCCGAAAGACTCTTGTTCATGAAGCGTTTTTTAGCAAAGCAGATCCACCATTTATTCGGTTTACCATCGTCCGTATTAAAGACCTTCTCCAGCAATCGGAGACCGGTTTCCTGGCGCAATTGCAGCAGATATTCACGCATTAAATCGGCATTATCCGGCTTGGCATAGACCGAGTTCAATGGAAAACCAGCGTCGCCAGGTAAGGAGAATTTCGCTATAGCCAACGAATATAAATCCTGTTTGCCCTGCTCTTTGTTGGGACAACGCTCGAGACGTTTTAAGCATTCGGTTATGTAGAGCGTTATGTAGATAAGAACACGATCCACTTCCGACTGCAATGGTGTATAGAAACATTGATTAGATACAATTCGAACATgggaataaaatatttatgagtgtgtgtttgtgttgtaaACATACCTTAACTTCATATGTGCGAAAGAAAACGTTCGCTTTGAAATAATTCAGTGAGTCATCAATGATGTCGTTATCAGTATTCACACTGGGCGCTGGCCCCCGTACTTTTGTTCGCAGCGGCAAAATGGCCATATTACCCACTTTCCGCTGGAATTCCTCGATCTCTGAATGATAAGCCTACAAACcagacacaaaacaaaaaagaaaaacagaagttagattttgtaaaattcaaattaatcaCACAACACATTATCATCACACAAAATACTGCACATTAGTCAACGCATACTAGTCATGCACTTTTCATGGCAGACATTACTTACTGGCATTTTACGCTGGCGGCAATCAACTGAAcattattaacatttaaacatactcaattcaattgttttgcttttatcaaTAAGAATTGTTTTGTATGCGGCAAAATAAGTCAGCCCTGGTCAACCGTTATCGATATTTAACGTTTACGTAGCGGCTgcacataatttaaatacagtATGTTAGTTAGCAGTGTCTAATGAGTTGTGCGGGCAATTAGTTATTTTGATGTGCGCCTAGTACGGTCACACTGTTCGCACGTTTTgtgttaaaaacaaatatgaagaagaaaacaaaatcgCTGCCGCCGCCTCCACAAAATGCTGAGGAAAGCGAGGACGATGTGGAGCAGCCACAGGAAGACAACGAAATTGAGAAGGACGACGATAACGACGAAGACGATGATGAAATGGACTTGGCCAATTTCAATGCATCCGCCaaagcggcaacagcaacagtgccAAAGAAACGGAAAAAGGGCATCATCTATATATCAAATATCCCCAAACACATGAATGTGACGCGAATGCGTGAAATACTCAGTGACTTCGGCAAAGTGGGACGCATCTATTTGCAGCCCGAAAAGCAACCAGGTGAGTGGACAACACGTGCCCCATcaagcaataataacaacaacatttctCTACTTTTTAGGCGGCCCAGACAAggcaaagaagaagaataagcGCAAAAAGTACAATATACATTTCACCGAGGGATGGGTAGAGTTTGAATCGAAACGCATTGCCAAACAAATTGTGCCGCTGCTCAACAATAAGCAGATATCAACGCGGAAGAAGTCGCAGTTCTATGACTCGCTGTGGAGCATGAAGTATCTGCCACGCTTCAAATGGGTGCATCTCACCGAGCGTATGAACTACGAACAGGCGGTGCACAAGCAACGCTTGCAGACGGAGGTCTCGCAGGCGCGCAAGGAGACCACATTCTTCCAGAACAATCTGGATAAGAGCGAACACCTCAAGAAGTTGGCTAAGAAAGCTAAGAAGCTGGAAAAAGCGTAGTTACAGCTTAATGtgtttactatatttttttttttactaaactagttcaaaaatatatactttggCGCTAACAACGCTGTTAAATAACGTAAAGTGTGCTCTTTTTTGCGTTTAGCGCGTGCTAAGTTGCGCATTTTGCATTAACAGCAGCTGTTTCACTTACGCTGAACAACGTCTTCTTACAGCATAATAAAGTATTTGCTGTCATTTCGTATAATCATCTTAACTAATATACAGCGCATAGATAAAATAGTTTGTGGATTCATTGCCACTTACTATGTTTTTAATCTAGCTAAATTACCTAATTCAATTCAAACTAGACAAATTGGCGCTCACAACGCTGTTAAATTACGTAAAGTGAGCTCCGTTTTGCGCTTAGCGCGTGCCATGTTAGCGCATTTAGCGGGTGCACCGCATAAGTCGAGccaatgtttatttatatcatTGCGGCTTTTgcataaacattaaaattaataatagaatcaataaaataaacgataaattaaaaaacacatttctGACGTCAGGCAAAAGGCGTATTGGCATATCACATGCGTTTCCCAGCAAATGTGTGCAAACTGTTAACCAACTGTTGCGCTCAGGCTCAGACCTGTTAACATTAACAGTCGCGTTTTCAGCTTCAGTCGAAAAAAAACCATCGAACGAGCTGGCGCAACGGCGTCTGCGTGcgtttaaaaattattattattattattttgcttttttttgacaatttgtttttgtttgtttgtgcacTGAAAACTGTGCATTTGTTTGTGATTGAAACGCGACACACTAGTGcgttaaataattgaataaaagtgTGCTCGTAAATTGATGATAAACGTGAGCTTTGCGATTGATAAATTGAATTCagactttgttgttgttgatgttggtgGTGTTGGTGTTATTGCGGTTTCTTCTTACAAACTCGTTTACTcgctgtgttttgtttgtttgtattcgctgcagcagcagcagcgcggCACATTCAGATGTAAATTtcatgccacacacaacacaaaaaatg
It encodes the following:
- the LOC132796873 gene encoding proton-coupled amino acid transporter-like protein CG1139 isoform X1 — translated: MDAETQQRNQQKAIEAGEMGRVLNITNPKEQQLQQSQQQQQQLEQPQQSEKQAAAAGDVEEGATKRRHATSVLEASVHLFKGSVGAGLFAMGDCFKNGGLLGSTLLLPVIAVMCVHCERLLIKGSLVAVSKTPGATFYDYPDTVEKCFEYGPRPLRCMSRAMKLIVEMFLCVTQFGFCAIYFVFITENLYQVLQQNGVDISMSMVMLITLLPAMIPSLMTNLKYISPVSMVANFALLFGLIATLTIAFSEGPMPSITERNLFTGGTQLSLFFGTALFSYEGIALVLPLRNSMRDPEKFTNRFGVLNVTMVLITALFIFTGFVSYMRWGDDVAGSITLNLEVEEVMSQVVKIVAALGVFFGYPIQFFVMMKILWPPFKRSYNCAQKNPITIQVILRFFMVMLTFGVALVVPELSLFISLIGALCSTSLAFVIPVLIDFVIRAQEPKGLGTLVYLKNIAILIIALLGIVTGTYQSIVEIINKFV
- the LOC132796877 gene encoding actin-related protein 2/3 complex subunit 3; protein product: MPAYHSEIEEFQRKVGNMAILPLRTKVRGPAPSVNTDNDIIDDSLNYFKANVFFRTYEVKSEVDRVLIYITLYITECLKRLERCPNKEQGKQDLYSLAIAKFSLPGDAGFPLNSVYAKPDNADLMREYLLQLRQETGLRLLEKVFNTDDGKPNKWWICFAKKRFMNKSLSGPGGVHFD
- the LOC132796873 gene encoding proton-coupled amino acid transporter-like protein CG1139 isoform X2; protein product: MGRVLNITNPKEQQLQQSQQQQQQLEQPQQSEKQAAAAGDVEEGATKRRHATSVLEASVHLFKGSVGAGLFAMGDCFKNGGLLGSTLLLPVIAVMCVHCERLLIKGSLVAVSKTPGATFYDYPDTVEKCFEYGPRPLRCMSRAMKLIVEMFLCVTQFGFCAIYFVFITENLYQVLQQNGVDISMSMVMLITLLPAMIPSLMTNLKYISPVSMVANFALLFGLIATLTIAFSEGPMPSITERNLFTGGTQLSLFFGTALFSYEGIALVLPLRNSMRDPEKFTNRFGVLNVTMVLITALFIFTGFVSYMRWGDDVAGSITLNLEVEEVMSQVVKIVAALGVFFGYPIQFFVMMKILWPPFKRSYNCAQKNPITIQVILRFFMVMLTFGVALVVPELSLFISLIGALCSTSLAFVIPVLIDFVIRAQEPKGLGTLVYLKNIAILIIALLGIVTGTYQSIVEIINKFV
- the LOC132796875 gene encoding uncharacterized protein LOC132796875; the protein is MKKKTKSLPPPPQNAEESEDDVEQPQEDNEIEKDDDNDEDDDEMDLANFNASAKAATATVPKKRKKGIIYISNIPKHMNVTRMREILSDFGKVGRIYLQPEKQPGGPDKAKKKNKRKKYNIHFTEGWVEFESKRIAKQIVPLLNNKQISTRKKSQFYDSLWSMKYLPRFKWVHLTERMNYEQAVHKQRLQTEVSQARKETTFFQNNLDKSEHLKKLAKKAKKLEKA